gaatataaatgtaaatataaatataaatataaatataaatgtaaatgtaaatataaatataaatataaatataaatatactatatatttatttaaattttatatttatgtatttgtttattcatattttatatttatttatttatattttatttcatatatatttatttatttattaaaggtcccatatcgtgctcattttcaggttcatacttgtattttgtgtttcttctagaacatgtttacatgctgtaatttttttaatttattttcctcatactgtcagcctgaatatacctgtatttacccctctgtctgaaacgctccgttttagcgcatttcaagggaactgcaacggaattgcgttgctaggcaacagcttgggtccatctttacttcctgtcagctcatgttattcacatacactgcaacaggaaataaactaggacacatttagaatgtttacgtttaaaaccgtgtaatggtctaaatattgtatatttgtgacatcacaaatagacagaaattctaacggcttgtttcaaacgcacaatttctgaatacgggcggtgtgtgtttctccgtatattgagtgttttgatactttcacagtatttatatagcacttaaacctgctttataatataaaagacatgaaaatctcactttttacaatatgggacctttaaatgaacaaaataaTATACATGCTATATGTCACTCATCATGCATATAAttaacctgttttttttctagcaTATAGTCAATCTATCCACTCTGACCCCATGACAGcaccctcatttgcataatgaggcagaaatgcataaagaaaaaaaatagagaaaaaataaagtttgggaaaataaataagggatgaAATGCAAGGGGAAAatagtgcagaaataaataaatacacacatttaaacataaataaatgaataaaaaataaatgcaaaactaaataaatacatttaaaaaaagatacaaataaatacatacataaagaaaatggaaaataaacagaagagtaaataaatgaggaaattaatacaaagataaataaataattacaaacatttcaaaataaataaataaaaatgaatgcaaatgtaaataaatacatttaaaaagtgaagcaaataaatacataaacaaataaaatggaaaataaacagaagagtaaataaataaggaaattaatacaaatataaataattaaataaataaattaaaacagaaatatcaatttatgtcacatttgatcaattaattaatagctacatgtatctttaatattattttttgctacatttaatgacatgtttatttatttatcgagtcatttatttatttattcatttatttattattttggcaggttccatcctctaTAGCAGTATAGGTATAATATAAGTATGAAATATACAATGCAGAGTGTAATTACAGGTTGAGGTGTGAATATGATATgaatacaataaatacacaatacatccaatatgtacaatatagacagcagtataaatatgaatatatataaattatttaattgTGGTGCCATCTTAACACAATTGTCCAAAATTTGTTTTGGAGTCAGCACGTGTCTTTTTATAAATTTAGATTTTCcccattaataaaaaaaaaaacagttgttaaagaaaagcaaatatttaaagtaTGGCAGATTTTTAACTTCTCTCTCAAgctctgttttcttttcattcttAACATTTTAGTCAGTAATTGTGCAAAGTCATGAACGCCATTAAGGAGAAACAGTCTGAGAGGTCCTCATTTGTATGATTCATCACTTTGAAGCCACAAAAGAGCTGAGAGCACCTCTAAAGCGTCTCTAAtcaatactgttacagtaacaaTGGATCTTGTGACTACTTATTAGGTGAAAAGCGGTCACTTGtggtgatgaacccacagagaattatcaacCGACTGCAGCTCCATCTCAGCTCTGAGGAGCATTTTACCAtctttcatttcattgttttcgTTTTCTGGCCTTTTAGTCTTACCTAAAAATGTGAGTCAACCTCACACAAATGCAATAGAAACAAACTCAATGGATTTTGTGTCCTTAATATGTTCTGAATCAGAGGAAAATGTACTAGGGAATTGTATGAAGGGAAAGATTGgatattagggccacattgaggggaaaaaaattggagatttccagaataaagtcataatattacgagaaaaaaagtcataatattacgagaataaagttataactttagagcaggaaacgctgaccaatcagggCAGAGTAGGAGGAGACAGGCTCTAAATCAGGGTCTCTCAGACAGAGGCTAAAATAGGCTCTGAGCAGGCAGAGTGAGGAGGAcactatgagaagaataaagttttttttgaacattaaagcatgtaaacatgttctagtacaacattaaaatacatctatgaacctggaaatgagcataatatgagacctttaaaggaaccctgactttcgttgacttaacggccacaggtgtcactgttaacaagcaatttctgattcttacaaacagtccctttaagtatttaacatgcatatatgttttcaataacacatgctTAAAACAAAGTCATTGTTTTACCTGTTCAAGATAATACAAGGTGATGCTGAAATGGCAGTATAAATGGTCAGCTTTCGCCGCTGCACAATTTGACCTGCAGCATGACTTGTCGTCAGTTATCAGAAATATTAGCACTATTATTTTCGTCACATTTCAAACCGAAAAACATGGAGGCAAAAAACAGACTGGCAGCTATGATGTAGAGAATGAAGAAACCTCTGTTGATCGTTTTAGCCACTCCGGTCCAGTAGCCGGGCTTCCCTTCTTCCTTCCTACAGCTGAAGAGCAGAGTCAGAGTTTTCACCGCCTCCCTCTGCTCGTCTGAGAGCTCCTCATAGTCACGGGACTCCTCCGTCAGTTGGCTGCTGCTACCctgaaaaaaacagttaaataaGCTGTGGTTACATAATGTGACTATTAGGGTTGTCAACTTTGGTCTTTATTTACCTCGTTGTCTTGGGATGCAGAGTCTTTCTCCTTCAGATGCATCACTAAAATCGTCTCCATGAGGCTCAGCATCATCAAACTAAAAATCCCAATGCAGTAGACCGCTGAGGGGAGAAGGCAGCATCATTAATACGGACAAATGACCACACACTCAGTCAGTATATGTGCTGCTCCTGCTCATATGAATTACAGTCCAATAAAGTAATGCCTCTGAGCTTCTTTACCTATAAGAGGAATCCTGTCTGAAGAGGAAGGCAGAATCTCATTGAGAATAAGCTGCATCACGGTGACAGCGAGCAGCACAGTGACCTTGAAGCTGAGCTTCTCGCCGCTGCTGTCTGAGATCAGGAAGGAGGCCATGTCCAGACAAAAGAAGAACGTGATGGGTAGCAAGAAGTTGGCGATGTAGAGGGCAGACTGCCTCTTCATCTTGATCTGTGAAATGATGTAAGGTGGTTGATGTTTACATTTGTCAAAGGCAAAACCGAATCAACTACGGGTATTACAGGTATGCACACAACAAGTGACttcaactaatttctttaacggattaacgcaacttgcattTTTTGGGTTGTAGTGgtctcacttttaaagctagaagatattgaagatattggcatcatatgaaactagaaaacctcaggaatccattgatactaaccatgttatactagcttgttgggaagaagactaaataacgctccaaacttacaaggggttccttgacctctgacctccagatatgtgaatgtaaatgggttctatgggtacccacgagtctcccctttacagacatgcccactttatgataatcacatgcagtttggggaaagtcatagtcaagtcagcacactgacacactgacagctgttgttgcctgttgggctgcagtttgccatgttatgatttgagcatattttttatgctaaatgcagtacctgtgagggtttctggacaatatctgtcattgttttgtgttgttaattaatattcaacaataaatatatacaaacatttgcataaagcagcatatttgccctctcccatgtttataggagtattaaatacttgacaattccccctttaaggtacattttgaacagataataaatgtgtgactaatttgcgattaactgcgattaatcgtgatcaacGGCCCTAATATGTTCCTGCTTTTTGGACATTTACCAATGACATGCCTGTATAAAGACTAACAAAATTGAAATACTTCAGTAAACTACTTGTAGGTGGAAATGATaatgaaacatttattttacacttctgtgtgtctgtgtccagAAATACTTACAGTGTAAACAAACACGCTTTGGTTGAAGCCAAAATTATCAACAGTTTTGTTGTCCGTGGTCAAGTCGAGGAACAGCCACTCGGACTGGGTCCGCATCATCATTTTGCTAGACCACTCTACGCTCCATGAGACGCTACCTGCTGAAACAAACTCTATATCCTTGTCTGAGGCGggagataaaaataaaacaatgaggtTTCCCTGCAGGTTAACAAAGAAGGAATATATGCTATTTGTTTTCAGGTGACATTcagtaaactcactataaaAATCATTAAAGCAAACATGCATTCAAACTTAAACAGACACAAGAACAGGTCACGCTCACCAGAGTATATGACAGACTTGAAAGAGAGGTTGCAGCTCTGAATGTCGAAGGGGAATTTGTAAATTTGCATCCTGCAGGTGCTGACCACCACCATGTTGTTTCTGAGTAGGACGCTACCGTTACTGGTAACCATGAGATAAGGACTCTGATCGGCCTTGTCCTTATTTGTCCTgtatgagaacacacacacaaatgctttTAACTGAATTTCACATTATGTTATTAATATACTATAGAACATAACTTCATGTAAAACATACTGAGAGTATGCAATGAACTGCACCATATAACTGCAGTATATGTGGTTCATTACTGGCTGTTTGCAGACACGTTCAAACTTACATCTCTTCAATAGTTAAATCTGGCTTCCACAATAATTTAGTAGGAAGATAAATCTCCTGAATACCACAGAAGTCATCAGGATTCCAAGAAATGTTGTCACCCCGCCACCACTATAGAGGAAAACATGCATTTAAacaaagaaagttgattttccCAACAGAGGTTTGAGAGGTTTTCATTCAATCAAAAAGGGCTTTCTTCCTCAGAGAGAACTCACCGAATCAATCCAAACGTATGAAACAAATTTCTGGTCCTTCTCGTTCTGTGGGCAAAGAAATATGTCAGACGTCTCGGGAACTGTCATGAAACTTAGCACAAATTCAATGTTAATACAAGTTCATAAACATCAGTTCATATGACAGTTTTGAACATGCGCACCTGAGGACTGTACTaagaagcaggatttggggctAACGAAgtaacttcaggtttaacccTGGGTTTCATAAGTgctgctccagagcaggttatgtttGAGATAATGGTAAGTTTCCACAGGGGCGTTAGTCGTGCTAGTCGTCGCTGTTAGTCGTCGCTGTTAGTCGCCACTGCTATCACTGCTGCTAGTCACTGCTGCTATTCGTCGCTTTTATCACTGTAAGTCGCCGCTGCTATCATTGCTAGTCGTTGCTGCTATCACTGCTGCTAGTTGCGTTTGCTAGTCGCCGTTGCTAGTCGTTGTCACTGCTAGTTGTTGCTGCTAGTCGTTGTTGCTGCTAGTTGTTGCTGCTAGTCGTTGTCGCTGCTAGTTGTTGCTGCTAGTCGTTGTCGCTGCTAGTTGTTGCTGCTAGTTGTTTGTAATAGTCGATGTTGCTGCTAGTTGTTGCTGCTAGTCGTTGTCGCTGCTAGTTGTTGCTGCTAGTCGTTGTCGCTGCTAGTCGTTGTTGCTGCTAGTTGTTGCTGCTAGTCGTTGTTTCTGCTAGTTGTTTCTGCTAGTCGATGTTGCTGCTAGTTGTTGCTGCTAGTCGTTGTCGCTGCTAGTTGTTGTTGCTGCCAGTCGTTGTCGCTGCTAGTTGTTTGTGATAGTCGATGTTGCTGCTAGTTGTTGCTGCTAGTCGTTGTCGCTGCTAGTCGTTGTTGCTGCTAGTTGTTGCTGCTAGTCGTTGTTTCTGCTAGTTGTTTCTGCTAGTCGATGTTGCTGCTAGTTGTTGCTGCTAGTCGTTGTTGTTGCTAGTCGTTATCGCTGCTAGTTGTTGCTGCCAGTCGTTGTCGCTGCTAGTCGTTGTCGCTACTAGTTGTTGCTGCTAGTCGTTGTCGCTGCTAGTTGTTGCTGCTAGTCGTTGTCGCTACTAGTTGTTGCTGCCAGTCGTTGTCACTGCCAGTCGTTGTCGCTGATAGTCGTTGTCGCTGATAGTCGTTGTCGCTGCTAGTTGTTGCTGCTAGTCGTTGTCGCTGCTAGTCGCCGCTATCGCTGCTAGTTGTCATTTCTGTGATATCGTGGTATGTTGTTACTTGATTTTGTGATATCCTGTTACattacaaacaaacagagaaatggAGCCAATATAACCTCCTCAACAGTAAATGATAATTGTAATTTATAATTATAAACAACCACCTACCATTTCTAGAATGGCATAGAGTAGTACATCCAGGTGTACCTTTGTGGGCGATTCAGCGCTCCCAGGCCGGGTCAT
The genomic region above belongs to Sebastes fasciatus isolate fSebFas1 chromosome 20, fSebFas1.pri, whole genome shotgun sequence and contains:
- the LOC141758586 gene encoding 5-hydroxytryptamine receptor 3A-like; translated protein: MCPDVFTVEAKSSNGCCRHLDVLEHLNLTKNNELFSMTRPGSAESPTKVHLDVLLYAILEMNEKDQKFVSYVWIDSWWRGDNISWNPDDFCGIQEIYLPTKLLWKPDLTIEEMTNKDKADQSPYLMVTSNGSVLLRNNMVVVSTCRMQIYKFPFDIQSCNLSFKSVIYSDKDIEFVSAGSVSWSVEWSSKMMMRTQSEWLFLDLTTDNKTVDNFGFNQSVFVYTIKMKRQSALYIANFLLPITFFFCLDMASFLISDSSGEKLSFKVTVLLAVTVMQLILNEILPSSSDRIPLIAVYCIGIFSLMMLSLMETILVMHLKEKDSASQDNEGSSSQLTEESRDYEELSDEQREAVKTLTLLFSCRKEEGKPGYWTGVAKTINRGFFILYIIAASLFFASMFFGLKCDENNSANISDN